A DNA window from Armatimonadota bacterium contains the following coding sequences:
- a CDS encoding DinB family protein gives MRLQDQVVKLTQRAVEDVIRAVEAIPEDKRDWSPAPHTRSAMSQLKELSQSPALLTRVIGGDIPERFRDHAEENRASGAQSEDFAGLAATLRSETAKICSLVSSVEDEDLEREITLPFGGGMIITLADAIGLHHWNLTYHLGQINYIQTILGDMEMH, from the coding sequence ATGCGATTGCAAGATCAGGTTGTCAAGCTAACTCAGCGAGCGGTGGAAGACGTGATTCGCGCGGTGGAAGCGATTCCAGAAGATAAACGCGACTGGTCTCCTGCGCCGCACACAAGGTCGGCAATGAGCCAACTGAAGGAGCTCTCGCAAAGTCCAGCGCTACTAACCCGCGTGATCGGCGGAGATATTCCTGAACGATTCCGTGATCATGCCGAGGAAAATCGCGCATCCGGCGCACAAAGCGAGGACTTTGCCGGCCTGGCAGCCACGCTTCGGTCGGAGACTGCAAAGATCTGTTCGCTCGTATCTTCGGTCGAGGATGAAGATCTAGAGCGCGAAATCACATTGCCGTTTGGCGGTGGGATGATCATCACTTTGGCGGACGCAATTGGCCTTCATCATTGGAACTTGACGTATCACCTGGGGCAGATCAATTACATCCAGACCATTCTGGGTGATATGGAAATGCACTGA
- the fsa gene encoding fructose-6-phosphate aldolase — protein MKLFVDTGDVEEVRRAADWGILDGVTTNPTLIAKSGKGFKETVLKICELVPGGSISAEVVATDYDTMLKEALEISSWHEQIVVKVPLIEPGIKLVKTLSDKGIRTNVTLVFSVGQALLAAKAGATYISNFVGRVDDLGSDGMVAVEDTVAMIDTYGFDSEVLVASIRHPLHVTQAINAGAHVSTMPFKIMEMMFKHQLTDVGLDRFLADWNKAGLSIS, from the coding sequence GTGAAGCTTTTTGTTGATACCGGAGATGTTGAAGAAGTACGCCGTGCCGCCGATTGGGGCATCTTGGACGGGGTGACCACGAACCCTACCTTGATCGCTAAGTCTGGAAAAGGCTTCAAAGAAACCGTACTGAAGATCTGTGAACTCGTGCCTGGTGGCTCGATCAGTGCCGAGGTCGTCGCGACCGACTACGACACGATGCTGAAAGAAGCGCTTGAGATTTCGAGCTGGCACGAACAGATCGTGGTCAAAGTCCCGCTGATCGAACCTGGGATCAAACTCGTCAAGACTCTTTCGGATAAGGGAATTCGAACCAACGTGACCTTGGTCTTTAGTGTGGGCCAAGCTCTCCTTGCTGCCAAAGCCGGCGCGACATACATCAGCAACTTCGTCGGCAGGGTTGACGATCTGGGGTCAGACGGCATGGTCGCGGTGGAAGACACGGTGGCGATGATCGACACTTACGGCTTCGACAGCGAAGTGCTGGTAGCCAGTATCCGGCATCCACTTCACGTCACTCAGGCTATCAATGCGGGCGCCCATGTGTCCACGATGCCATTCAAGATCATGGAAATGATGTTCAAGCATCAACTCACCGATGTGGGGCTGGACCGATTCTTGGCGGATTGGAACAAGGCTGGCTTGTCGATTTCGTAA